Proteins encoded by one window of Desulfonatronum thiodismutans:
- the glyS gene encoding glycine--tRNA ligase subunit beta produces MTGAPFILELGTEEMPAGFLAPLERQLATDLTQALETARIQAAPVRTASTPRRLIVFCPSMDQHQQEVEELFIGPPWKAAFGSDGQPLKPALGFASGHGVEPSQLFAHDTPKGAYAAVRKQVGGGRSTDILPGLLAEIIAGLSFPKKMRWADGDTAFGRPLRWILCLLGGDVVDVRFAGVVADRMTYGHRVMGRGPWNVREAGEFFSILADQGKVVLESDVRRKTVIAQGDELAAGRKARIVWKDRLLDEVTQLVEHPVAVLAEYDPSFLELPREVLLTSMEQHQKSFGVEDESGSLLPNFLTVINLRPKDEQLVRKGWERVLRARLEDARFFFQVDCRASSTTWLDMLESVVFLAPLGSMGDKCRRLERLTGVLAERFLPESRVQAARAGLLAKMDLVSEMVKEFAELQGAMGGIYARRQGEAEEVALALAEHYLPAGPDSPVPTTRLGALLAMADKADTLTGCFGLDMTPTGANDPYALRRAALGICRIIMEHSLRLDLEKLLQDAQGAYGPISWKVAPEESRAKLMDFFGQRLKAYFQGQGYPTRIVDAAVGAGFAYVCALRARVEALLSFSKEPEFTASVQTFKRVANIIRKQAAENVDGSSLSGVCDEALLVEPQEKALAEAWRAIVPRWEEMAAQDRYADMLALLLEIKPYVDDLFGHVMVMCPETELRVNRLNLLKSLVDRFEVLADFPALQV; encoded by the coding sequence ATGACCGGCGCACCGTTTATTCTGGAATTGGGGACCGAGGAAATGCCGGCCGGCTTTCTTGCTCCTCTGGAACGCCAATTGGCCACGGATCTGACTCAGGCCCTTGAAACGGCCCGGATTCAGGCCGCCCCGGTGCGGACCGCTTCGACGCCCAGGCGGTTGATCGTGTTTTGCCCGAGTATGGACCAGCACCAGCAGGAGGTAGAAGAATTATTCATCGGTCCGCCCTGGAAGGCCGCTTTTGGTTCGGACGGCCAGCCTTTGAAGCCGGCCTTGGGATTTGCTTCGGGACACGGGGTGGAGCCCTCTCAACTGTTCGCCCACGACACCCCCAAGGGGGCCTATGCCGCGGTGCGCAAGCAGGTGGGCGGCGGTCGAAGCACGGACATCCTGCCTGGGCTGTTGGCCGAAATCATCGCCGGCCTGAGCTTTCCCAAAAAAATGCGCTGGGCCGACGGGGATACGGCGTTCGGCCGCCCGCTGCGCTGGATTCTCTGCCTGCTCGGGGGGGACGTGGTGGATGTTCGATTCGCCGGGGTCGTCGCGGACCGCATGACGTACGGGCATCGGGTCATGGGGCGCGGCCCCTGGAACGTCCGGGAGGCCGGGGAGTTTTTCTCGATCCTGGCGGATCAGGGAAAAGTCGTTCTGGAGAGCGATGTTCGACGCAAGACCGTCATTGCGCAGGGCGACGAACTGGCCGCCGGGCGCAAGGCGCGGATCGTCTGGAAGGATCGATTGTTGGACGAAGTGACCCAGCTTGTCGAGCACCCGGTAGCCGTGTTGGCCGAGTACGATCCTTCTTTCCTGGAACTGCCCCGCGAGGTGTTGCTGACCAGCATGGAGCAGCACCAGAAGAGTTTCGGCGTGGAGGACGAATCCGGCAGCCTTCTGCCGAACTTTCTGACCGTGATCAACCTGCGGCCCAAGGACGAGCAGCTGGTGCGCAAGGGCTGGGAGCGGGTGCTGCGGGCTCGACTGGAAGACGCCCGGTTCTTTTTCCAGGTCGATTGCCGGGCTTCCTCCACGACGTGGCTGGACATGCTGGAGAGCGTCGTCTTTTTAGCTCCATTGGGCAGCATGGGCGACAAGTGCCGACGATTGGAACGTTTGACAGGGGTTCTGGCCGAGAGATTCCTGCCCGAAAGCCGGGTTCAGGCCGCAAGGGCCGGACTTTTGGCTAAAATGGACTTGGTCTCGGAGATGGTCAAGGAGTTCGCTGAACTGCAAGGGGCCATGGGCGGAATCTACGCCCGTCGGCAGGGAGAGGCGGAGGAGGTGGCCCTGGCCCTGGCCGAGCACTATCTGCCCGCCGGCCCGGACAGCCCGGTCCCGACCACCCGTCTGGGAGCATTGCTGGCCATGGCGGACAAGGCCGATACCCTGACGGGATGCTTCGGCCTGGACATGACCCCCACCGGGGCCAATGACCCTTACGCCCTGCGCCGGGCCGCTCTGGGGATCTGCCGGATCATTATGGAGCACTCCCTGCGCCTGGACCTGGAGAAGCTGCTTCAAGACGCTCAGGGAGCCTATGGCCCGATTTCCTGGAAAGTCGCCCCCGAGGAGAGCCGGGCCAAGCTGATGGACTTTTTCGGCCAGCGTCTAAAAGCTTATTTTCAGGGTCAGGGCTATCCCACCCGGATCGTGGACGCCGCGGTTGGGGCCGGGTTCGCGTATGTCTGTGCCCTGCGGGCCAGGGTCGAGGCGTTGCTTAGCTTCAGCAAGGAGCCGGAGTTTACGGCCTCGGTGCAGACCTTCAAGCGGGTCGCGAACATCATCCGTAAGCAAGCCGCGGAAAATGTCGACGGCTCAAGTCTCAGCGGCGTCTGCGACGAGGCCTTGCTCGTCGAGCCTCAGGAGAAGGCTCTGGCCGAAGCCTGGCGGGCCATCGTCCCCCGCTGGGAGGAAATGGCGGCCCAGGACCGGTACGCGGACATGTTGGCCTTGCTTCTGGAAATCAAACCATATGTTGACGACCTGTTCGGCCATGTCATGGTCATGTGTCCGGAGACAGAATTACGGGTTAATCGTCTGAACCTGCTCAAGTCCCTCGTGGATCGATTCGAAGTGCTGGCCGATTTTCCGGCCTTGCAGGTTTAG
- the rpsT gene encoding 30S ribosomal protein S20, producing MANHASALKRHRQSLKAQARNKATKTRIKNAVKAVRQAVEQKDLEQAQAQLTQATTVLDKAAGKKVIHRGCAARKVSRLTLAVNKLKD from the coding sequence TTGGCTAATCATGCATCAGCACTCAAGCGGCACCGACAGAGCCTGAAGGCTCAGGCCCGCAATAAGGCGACCAAGACCCGGATCAAGAATGCCGTGAAGGCGGTCCGTCAGGCTGTGGAGCAAAAGGATTTGGAACAAGCCCAGGCCCAATTGACGCAGGCCACTACCGTTTTGGACAAGGCCGCCGGGAAAAAAGTCATTCACCGGGGTTGCGCGGCCCGAAAGGTGTCCCGCCTGACCCTGGCGGTTAATAAGTTGAAAGACTGA
- a CDS encoding UDP-glucose 4-epimerase family protein — MSEKRILVTGANGFVGRELCSTLRNQGHAVRAAVRTRSVLDDASPLRSEGVSDEDVVEIGDIDGETDWSEALDGVQVVVHLAGRAHRIQDKAKALSAYRVVNLDGTENLARQAAKSGVGRVVFVSSIKVNGEQTHGRPFTENDPPGPEDPYGITKWEAEQVLAEASAATGLEVTILRPPLVHGPGVKGNLLRLMDGIRQGRTLPLGAVRNKRSMLGLENLCSALSLCVSHSTTGTYLLADAETISSRDLVRILAEGMNHKAKLFSVPVAWMEVAAKFAGRQSEFRRLTGSLEVDAGKIRDEMGWSPTKSLEDGLLDMARWYSHEGGLTHRCP; from the coding sequence ATGTCGGAAAAACGGATACTGGTCACCGGGGCGAACGGTTTCGTGGGGCGGGAGCTGTGTTCCACGTTGCGAAACCAGGGCCATGCGGTCCGCGCCGCGGTGCGCACACGAAGCGTTTTGGACGACGCCTCGCCTTTGAGATCGGAAGGCGTGAGCGACGAGGACGTCGTCGAGATTGGCGATATTGACGGGGAAACGGACTGGTCCGAGGCCTTGGACGGGGTCCAGGTCGTGGTGCATCTGGCCGGGCGGGCGCACAGGATTCAGGACAAGGCCAAGGCTCTGAGCGCCTACCGGGTGGTGAATCTGGACGGCACGGAGAATCTGGCTCGCCAGGCCGCGAAGAGCGGGGTTGGGCGGGTGGTCTTCGTTAGCTCGATCAAGGTCAATGGGGAGCAGACCCATGGTCGCCCCTTTACCGAGAATGATCCGCCCGGGCCCGAAGATCCTTACGGGATCACGAAATGGGAGGCCGAACAGGTTCTTGCCGAAGCATCCGCCGCCACCGGTCTGGAAGTAACGATTCTTCGTCCGCCCCTGGTGCATGGTCCCGGGGTCAAGGGCAATCTGTTACGTCTGATGGACGGCATCCGCCAGGGCCGGACCTTGCCCCTGGGCGCGGTCCGGAACAAGCGGAGCATGCTCGGTTTGGAGAATCTCTGCTCCGCGCTGAGTTTGTGCGTCTCTCATTCGACAACCGGAACCTATCTCCTGGCGGACGCGGAAACAATTTCGTCTCGTGATCTGGTCCGGATTTTGGCCGAGGGCATGAACCACAAGGCCAAGCTGTTCTCCGTGCCCGTGGCCTGGATGGAAGTGGCGGCCAAGTTCGCAGGGCGACAGTCCGAATTTCGGCGGCTGACCGGTTCCCTGGAGGTGGACGCTGGGAAAATCCGTGACGAAATGGGCTGGAGCCCGACCAAAAGCCTGGAAGACGGCCTGCTGGATATGGCCCGTTGGTATAGCCACGAAGGCGGCTTGACGCATCGTTGTCCGTAA
- a CDS encoding MraY family glycosyltransferase, whose product MTFGPGLSFLVPFLAALFSSAALTAYLTSGSARLRILDHPNERSLHHTPVPRTGGLAILAGLTAGMVVALAIGVLAPGASGEWKTEVPIREAFPELLWSLSGALLVAMVSFLDDRKGVGVVPRFAVHVAAAFVLLAGGLVPRALDLGTWVWAWPVSLGILFSGLFVVWMTNLYNFMDGMDGFAGGMGLIGFGFLGLFGWLAGESGYALICWMTSLACLGFLVFNFPPARIFMGDTGASTLGFWAGALILWADGRGMFPFWAGVLVFSPFIVDATVTLLRRLLAGEKVWQAHRSHYYQRLVQLGWGHRKTVLAEYVVMLAAGVSGLILLQFANPLWVFPGLLLWVFTYLALAMVVGWMERRLT is encoded by the coding sequence ATGACCTTTGGCCCCGGTCTGTCTTTCCTCGTGCCCTTCCTCGCGGCGCTCTTTTCCAGCGCGGCGTTGACCGCCTACCTGACGTCCGGCAGCGCCCGGTTGCGGATTCTGGACCACCCCAACGAGCGTTCCCTCCACCATACTCCCGTGCCGCGGACCGGAGGGCTGGCCATCCTGGCCGGCCTGACCGCGGGCATGGTCGTCGCCTTGGCGATAGGCGTCCTTGCCCCTGGAGCATCCGGCGAGTGGAAGACGGAGGTGCCGATCCGCGAAGCGTTTCCCGAACTGCTCTGGTCGTTGAGCGGGGCATTGCTGGTGGCCATGGTTTCCTTTCTCGACGACCGCAAAGGCGTCGGAGTGGTTCCCCGGTTTGCCGTGCACGTCGCGGCCGCGTTCGTTCTTCTGGCTGGAGGTTTGGTGCCGCGAGCCCTGGACCTGGGCACTTGGGTTTGGGCTTGGCCGGTGAGCCTGGGAATTCTTTTTTCCGGTCTTTTCGTGGTCTGGATGACCAACCTGTACAACTTCATGGACGGCATGGACGGCTTTGCCGGAGGCATGGGGCTGATCGGGTTCGGCTTTCTGGGACTGTTCGGCTGGCTGGCCGGCGAGTCCGGGTATGCCCTGATCTGCTGGATGACCTCGCTGGCCTGCCTGGGATTCCTCGTTTTCAATTTCCCGCCGGCCAGGATCTTCATGGGCGACACCGGGGCCTCCACCCTGGGATTCTGGGCCGGAGCGCTGATTCTCTGGGCCGACGGCCGGGGGATGTTTCCGTTTTGGGCCGGGGTCCTGGTCTTTTCCCCATTTATCGTGGACGCCACCGTGACCTTGCTGCGGCGTCTGCTGGCCGGAGAAAAGGTCTGGCAGGCCCATCGGAGCCATTATTATCAACGCCTGGTCCAGTTGGGATGGGGACACCGCAAAACCGTGCTGGCGGAGTACGTCGTGATGCTGGCCGCCGGGGTATCCGGCTTGATCCTGCTTCAGTTCGCGAATCCGCTCTGGGTTTTCCCCGGCCTTTTGCTTTGGGTTTTCACCTACCTTGCCCTGGCGATGGTGGTGGGGTGGATGGAACGGCGGCTGACGTGA
- a CDS encoding acyl-CoA thioesterase: MRKHDFTLEMAVRDYECDMQGIVNNAVYQNYLEHARHECMKSVGIDFKQYTMMGVYFVVVRAEIDYKSALTSGDSFAVGLSLIKESRLRMVFYQDIHRLPDQKLVLKAKITATALNQQGRPEIPKEVEDVIRARFQPE, encoded by the coding sequence ATGAGAAAACATGACTTTACCCTGGAAATGGCCGTTCGCGACTACGAATGCGACATGCAGGGGATCGTGAACAACGCCGTATATCAGAACTACCTCGAGCATGCCCGCCATGAATGTATGAAGTCCGTGGGCATTGACTTTAAGCAATATACCATGATGGGGGTCTATTTCGTCGTGGTCCGGGCGGAAATCGACTACAAGAGCGCCCTGACCAGCGGGGATTCCTTCGCCGTCGGCCTGAGCCTGATCAAGGAGTCCCGGCTGCGGATGGTCTTTTACCAGGACATCCACCGCCTGCCGGACCAAAAACTCGTGCTCAAGGCGAAGATCACCGCCACGGCCTTGAACCAGCAAGGCAGGCCGGAGATTCCCAAAGAGGTGGAGGACGTGATTAGGGCGCGTTTTCAGCCCGAATGA
- a CDS encoding MotA/TolQ/ExbB proton channel family protein, whose amino-acid sequence MPDIAYLHIFLRASWIIQGVYLLLGTMSVICWGLIFAKLIQFRSLSKTVTEDTETLREAKELQAAFLNLSPGSITQKVAQAGHDEYLELQGLGLPPGERAQIVLESLRHTLRDEVRRQAGTGFRPLTFLGVCANAAPLMGLFGTVWGIFHSFQGFSELSRAANLMIVGQGLGEALGTTIVGLLVAIPATLFYNYFLSRLGELERNLAHFAQLFLKLVKHDLHRQRTPGPDHSG is encoded by the coding sequence ATGCCCGACATCGCCTACCTGCACATCTTCCTTCGCGCATCCTGGATCATCCAGGGCGTGTATCTTCTGCTGGGAACAATGTCCGTGATCTGCTGGGGGTTGATCTTCGCCAAGCTGATCCAGTTTCGCAGCTTGTCCAAAACCGTGACCGAAGACACGGAGACATTGCGGGAGGCCAAGGAGCTTCAGGCCGCCTTTCTCAACCTCTCCCCGGGCTCCATCACCCAAAAGGTGGCCCAAGCCGGGCACGACGAATATTTGGAATTGCAGGGACTGGGACTGCCCCCGGGAGAACGCGCCCAGATCGTCCTGGAGAGCTTGCGGCACACGCTCCGGGATGAAGTCCGCCGGCAAGCCGGCACCGGCTTTCGCCCCCTGACCTTTCTGGGCGTCTGCGCCAACGCCGCGCCCCTGATGGGCCTGTTCGGCACGGTCTGGGGTATCTTCCATTCCTTTCAAGGCTTCAGCGAACTCAGCCGCGCCGCCAATTTGATGATCGTCGGCCAGGGGCTGGGCGAAGCCCTGGGGACCACTATTGTCGGTCTGCTGGTGGCCATCCCGGCGACCCTGTTCTACAACTACTTCCTCAGTCGCCTCGGCGAATTGGAACGCAACCTCGCCCACTTCGCCCAACTCTTCCTGAAGCTCGTCAAGCACGACCTGCACCGGCAACGGACTCCGGGCCCGGATCATTCGGGCTGA
- a CDS encoding SDR family oxidoreductase, which translates to MAEQRVLVTGATGYIGGRLIKKLLERGHAVTAMARSLGKLGCRPWAGHPLIRLAQGDVMDQASLERAMEGCSAAYYLVHSMTPGAKDFASADRVAAENMARAAETQGLSRIIYLGGLGEESDAHLSKHLRSRLEVARVLQEGRVPVTFLRAAMIIGSGSASFEILRYLTERLPVMITPRWVRTECQPIAVSNVIEYLAGCLEQPATSGETYDIGGPDVFTYEQMFQLYAQIAGLRRRILIPVPLLTPHLSSLWINFVTPIPTALAKPLVVGLRNRVVCSENRIREIIPQRLLTCREAIVTALQKVQQLDVETCWSDAGFQPPPEWLDCGDAPYAGGTLLGLSYHIKIEAKPEEVWPVVAALGGETGWYYGDWLWRLRGFMDRMVGGVGLRRGRRHPTEIRVGDALDFWRVLQLEPGRRLRLLAEMKTPGEALLDFELRPAGPEGEHTEIIERSRFLPRGLWGLAYWYATYPFHILIFKGMLEKIARQTGQTAGPAQPLDPSSTTSCALPGGR; encoded by the coding sequence ATGGCTGAGCAACGCGTGTTGGTCACCGGGGCCACGGGGTACATCGGCGGGAGGCTGATCAAAAAGCTGCTGGAACGGGGGCACGCGGTCACGGCCATGGCCCGTTCTCTGGGCAAGCTTGGATGCCGCCCCTGGGCCGGGCATCCGCTGATACGGTTGGCCCAGGGCGACGTTATGGACCAGGCTTCCCTGGAGCGGGCCATGGAAGGCTGCTCCGCGGCGTATTACCTGGTGCATTCCATGACGCCGGGCGCCAAGGATTTCGCTTCGGCGGACAGGGTCGCCGCGGAGAACATGGCCCGGGCCGCCGAGACTCAGGGGCTTTCGCGGATCATCTACCTGGGCGGCCTGGGGGAGGAGAGCGACGCGCATCTGAGCAAGCATCTGCGCTCCCGGCTGGAAGTGGCCAGGGTGCTCCAGGAAGGGCGCGTGCCCGTGACCTTCCTGCGGGCGGCCATGATCATCGGGTCGGGCAGTGCGTCTTTTGAGATCCTGCGCTATCTGACCGAGCGTCTGCCGGTGATGATCACTCCGCGCTGGGTGCGCACAGAATGCCAGCCCATCGCCGTATCCAACGTGATCGAGTACCTTGCAGGCTGTCTGGAACAACCGGCAACCTCTGGTGAGACATACGACATCGGCGGTCCTGACGTGTTCACCTATGAACAGATGTTTCAACTCTATGCCCAAATCGCCGGGTTGCGACGCAGAATCCTGATTCCGGTGCCACTGCTTACTCCACACCTTTCATCGCTCTGGATCAATTTTGTCACCCCGATACCTACGGCTTTGGCCAAGCCTCTTGTCGTGGGGTTGCGCAACCGGGTTGTCTGCTCGGAAAACCGGATTCGGGAAATCATCCCCCAGCGGCTTTTGACCTGTCGGGAAGCTATTGTCACAGCGCTCCAGAAGGTCCAGCAACTGGACGTGGAAACCTGCTGGAGCGACGCCGGGTTTCAGCCGCCTCCGGAATGGCTGGATTGCGGGGACGCCCCCTATGCCGGAGGCACACTCCTGGGCTTGTCCTACCACATCAAGATCGAGGCGAAGCCGGAAGAGGTTTGGCCCGTGGTGGCCGCCCTGGGAGGGGAGACCGGTTGGTATTATGGTGATTGGCTTTGGCGGCTGCGCGGGTTTATGGACCGGATGGTCGGCGGAGTTGGGCTGCGGCGCGGACGCCGGCATCCAACGGAAATCCGCGTCGGCGACGCCCTGGACTTCTGGCGGGTGCTCCAACTGGAACCCGGGCGTCGGTTGCGCCTGCTGGCGGAAATGAAGACGCCAGGGGAAGCCCTGCTGGATTTCGAACTGCGTCCCGCCGGTCCGGAAGGAGAGCATACGGAAATCATTGAGCGTTCCCGGTTTTTACCAAGAGGTCTGTGGGGTTTGGCCTACTGGTACGCTACCTATCCGTTCCATATTTTGATCTTCAAAGGCATGCTGGAAAAGATTGCCCGTCAGACCGGCCAGACGGCGGGACCGGCTCAACCGCTGGACCCATCGTCCACGACGAGCTGTGCGTTGCCCGGTGGACGATGA
- a CDS encoding ATP-grasp domain-containing protein, translating into MLMEDDVFFSDIKLDPEVSYFLYIGEIKTDCLNQFVKETLSKIHGRPFDFISILSDVLESYPHKNTLVINPMARELYRAKGRKVSFRIAPRTFASMVSASAAVNDLVRQLLDKQGQVFIHVFESVPELTLALIPDVRILGPSGHIANIWNNKLYQLQMLKGTAPLIDYRVCADAEHMLETARDLWGEWPDGIFVSQPYSAAGVNSFLATTQEEIGTKAAHLKGKFFISRYIPHLDDPTVLGVVAGPADVFIAAIADQEIQDGNKFRGSTFPSALSSALQQELREITRKVGQVMGRSGYRGIFGCDYVVDDQGRIFFVEVNARKQGTTMEMCCTLENALPADTPGLLELEYHAVMHNRFPENKMEIVDALGDICWRTYNYKLDEEAETNQIVPVDEDERTLFREVKAGRQDHGVIVVEHVGGRLAVQPGTFLGRVVAVGHSRAQLEEDIRLGIQQLKESIFETLQTQTTTKDD; encoded by the coding sequence ATGCTCATGGAGGACGATGTCTTTTTTTCGGACATCAAGCTGGACCCTGAAGTTTCATATTTTTTGTACATCGGTGAAATCAAGACGGACTGCCTGAACCAGTTCGTCAAGGAGACCCTGTCCAAGATCCATGGGCGGCCCTTTGATTTCATCTCCATCCTGTCGGACGTGCTGGAATCCTACCCGCACAAGAACACCCTGGTGATCAACCCCATGGCCCGTGAACTTTACCGGGCCAAAGGGCGCAAGGTCAGTTTCCGGATCGCTCCGAGGACTTTCGCCTCCATGGTCTCGGCTTCCGCCGCGGTCAATGACTTGGTCCGACAACTCCTGGACAAGCAAGGGCAGGTGTTCATCCACGTCTTTGAATCCGTTCCGGAGTTGACCCTGGCTTTGATTCCCGACGTGCGCATCCTTGGCCCCAGCGGGCATATCGCCAATATCTGGAACAACAAGCTTTACCAGTTACAGATGCTCAAGGGCACGGCCCCGCTGATCGACTACCGGGTTTGCGCGGACGCGGAGCACATGCTGGAAACGGCACGGGATCTCTGGGGGGAATGGCCCGACGGAATCTTTGTCAGCCAACCCTATTCCGCGGCAGGAGTGAACAGCTTCCTGGCCACTACTCAGGAGGAGATCGGGACCAAAGCCGCCCACCTCAAGGGGAAGTTCTTCATCAGCCGTTATATTCCCCATCTCGACGACCCCACCGTGCTTGGCGTCGTGGCCGGCCCAGCGGACGTCTTCATCGCGGCCATCGCGGACCAGGAAATCCAGGACGGAAACAAGTTTCGCGGGTCGACCTTTCCGTCGGCGCTGTCTTCCGCCTTGCAGCAGGAACTGCGGGAGATCACCCGCAAGGTGGGGCAGGTTATGGGCCGCAGCGGGTATCGTGGGATTTTCGGCTGCGATTACGTTGTCGACGACCAGGGCCGGATCTTTTTCGTGGAAGTCAATGCCCGGAAACAGGGCACCACCATGGAAATGTGCTGTACCTTGGAAAATGCGTTGCCAGCGGACACGCCCGGCTTGTTGGAACTGGAGTACCACGCCGTGATGCACAACCGTTTTCCGGAAAACAAGATGGAAATCGTCGACGCCCTAGGCGATATTTGTTGGCGAACCTATAACTACAAGCTGGACGAAGAGGCCGAAACCAACCAGATCGTGCCCGTGGACGAGGATGAACGAACCCTGTTCCGGGAGGTCAAGGCCGGCAGACAGGACCACGGCGTGATCGTGGTGGAGCATGTCGGCGGCAGGCTCGCCGTGCAACCCGGGACGTTCTTGGGCCGCGTGGTGGCCGTCGGCCACAGCCGGGCGCAGTTGGAGGAGGATATCCGTCTGGGCATCCAGCAGCTCAAGGAATCCATTTTCGAAACGCTTCAGACCCAAACCACAACGAAGGATGACTGA
- a CDS encoding KamA family radical SAM protein, translated as MSSTTPYVLDSFTENFFEDLFMAEKETSASEEQLAAVAELKDAALTQDRTGPIVELFANLARIHGEQGTTPEQLGLTRDELVTLADKHAKLDEHGVTVGGRVGKAQPIVREAKARIADYLERHPDEAPSGIEAWERILENQARIKGVLGMTDEDWNSYSGQLRHAVEDVDALASVIDLPAKAVEEVRRVTQTYRMRLTPYYASLILPDRSNDPVLLQAVPTAEMVDNAGVEIPPVAADHSPARLIDQFYPRVVTIKATNMCAMYCTHCLRIAHIGTKDRIYSKEAYGEALDYIRANPEIRDVLVTGGDAFVLPNSMLEWLLGELDSIEHVRMKRLGTRIPVTTPQRVDEELLDILEASNDRKPVRVVTQINTAQEITPVSKAAFKAISGRVMAVMNQAVLLKGINDTKIKMWKLCETIQEAYVRPYYVFNCSYRNPQFTHLRVPVAKGQEIIESMYGNISGDAIPRYIATAGGKIPLHKTNLLGRKDGNLRMQKPWSEERVMYPDADPREYARQDFGFARYQADTEE; from the coding sequence ATGAGCAGCACGACGCCGTATGTCTTGGATTCGTTTACCGAGAATTTTTTTGAAGACTTGTTCATGGCTGAAAAGGAAACTTCCGCATCGGAGGAACAGCTTGCCGCAGTGGCCGAGTTGAAGGACGCGGCCCTGACCCAGGACCGCACCGGTCCCATTGTCGAACTGTTCGCAAATTTGGCGCGGATTCATGGCGAGCAGGGCACGACACCGGAGCAACTCGGCCTGACACGGGATGAGCTTGTCACTTTGGCGGACAAGCATGCCAAACTGGATGAGCACGGCGTGACCGTGGGCGGTCGGGTGGGTAAGGCTCAGCCTATTGTCCGGGAGGCCAAGGCCCGGATCGCCGATTACCTGGAGCGTCACCCAGACGAGGCGCCCAGCGGCATCGAGGCCTGGGAGCGGATTCTGGAGAACCAGGCACGGATCAAGGGCGTTCTGGGCATGACCGACGAGGACTGGAACTCCTACTCCGGGCAGTTGCGCCATGCCGTGGAGGACGTGGACGCGCTGGCCTCGGTTATTGATCTGCCGGCCAAGGCCGTGGAAGAGGTCCGGAGGGTCACCCAAACATACCGGATGCGGCTGACCCCGTACTATGCCAGCCTGATTCTGCCGGACCGGAGCAACGACCCCGTGCTGCTTCAAGCCGTGCCCACTGCGGAAATGGTCGACAACGCCGGGGTGGAGATCCCGCCGGTGGCCGCGGACCATTCACCGGCCCGGCTGATCGACCAGTTCTATCCCCGAGTGGTGACCATCAAGGCCACCAATATGTGCGCCATGTACTGCACCCACTGTCTGCGCATTGCGCATATCGGCACCAAGGACCGGATCTACAGCAAGGAGGCCTACGGCGAGGCCCTGGACTACATCCGGGCCAATCCGGAAATCCGAGACGTCCTGGTTACCGGCGGGGACGCTTTCGTGCTGCCCAACTCCATGCTGGAATGGCTCCTGGGCGAGTTGGACTCCATTGAGCACGTGCGGATGAAGCGCCTGGGGACCAGGATTCCGGTCACAACGCCGCAGCGGGTGGACGAGGAATTGCTGGACATCCTTGAGGCCAGCAACGACCGCAAGCCGGTGCGCGTGGTTACCCAGATCAACACGGCCCAGGAGATCACTCCGGTGTCCAAGGCCGCGTTCAAGGCGATTTCCGGGCGGGTCATGGCGGTGATGAACCAGGCCGTCCTGCTCAAGGGCATCAACGACACGAAGATCAAGATGTGGAAGCTGTGCGAAACCATCCAGGAGGCCTACGTTCGCCCCTACTATGTGTTTAATTGCAGCTACCGCAACCCGCAGTTCACTCATTTGCGCGTTCCGGTGGCCAAGGGCCAGGAGATTATCGAGAGCATGTACGGCAACATCTCCGGCGATGCCATCCCCCGGTACATCGCCACGGCCGGGGGCAAGATCCCCCTGCACAAAACCAACCTTCTCGGGCGCAAGGACGGAAATCTGCGGATGCAGAAGCCCTGGAGCGAGGAGCGGGTCATGTACCCGGACGCCGACCCTCGGGAATACGCTCGCCAGGATTTCGGGTTCGCCAGATATCAAGCTGATACGGAAGAATAG